A stretch of DNA from Glycine max cultivar Williams 82 chromosome 18, Glycine_max_v4.0, whole genome shotgun sequence:
ATTTGCGGCAATGCAAACGCACCTCCTCTTTCCCTCATTAATTGAAATCGCTGCCCCAGATCGAGCAAGTGAAGAAGCTGCTAGCTATTAGCTATGGCTAGAGGAAAGATCCAGATCAAGAGGATAGAGAACACCACCAAGAAGGCCAACGAGCTCACCATTCTCTGCGATGCCAAGGTTTCTATTATTATGTTCTCCAGCACTGGAAAACTCCACAAGATCGAGCAATCGtacgttttttttattctctatctCGTCCAACAAACCCTACCTACCTATCTTCTCTCttatgtctttttcttttttcaagaaCAAAGCAGTTCTTCGATCAAGAACTCTCATTACGaggttctctcttttcttttcttcagatTTACTTCTGCCTGCTGCTTTGGaagttgtaattgataatatattttattttaattggttgATTTGTCCCCCAGAATATGCAAGAGAACTTGAAGAAACTGAAAGAGGTGAATAGGAATCTTCGTAAGGAGTTTAGGTATATATATCTTTCATCACTTCGATCGATCTCTTTGGTAATGTTTTattcttgatatatatatatatatatatatatatatatatatatatatatatatatatatatatatatatatgcacatgcacatgttttatttaatttgtttactgCTGGTGTTTGTTCATGACTTAGGTAGAGAATGGGAGATTGTCTGAATGAGCTGGGCATGGAAGATCTCAGGCTCCTTGAGGAAGGAATGGACAAGGCCGCCAAGGTTGTTCGTGAGCGTAAGGTTAGATTAATTATATGTTCCTCTTTTTGCTTTACATGAGCAATCAGGCTAGCTACCTTGTGCATATGCTATTTGAAAACAAGAGTAAAGatcttaaattttgtatataaaaactTGTTTGTGCTGTGTCTGCAGCACTTATTTGGTTAGAGATGCATAGCAGCAATTGTTTGTGTCTGCGGCAAACACAAAGGCGTCGCAACAGAGTCTTTGAATTCGTATATTAGTATTTCTGGCATATCTAGTGAAGTCTTTGAATTCTTGCTGGACTTATATGATGTCTTTCAGTTTTTCattggccttgtattttgtcTTAACAGttgaaatcatttttatttattaacaaaattctaaTCTCGAATGAGAATGAAACTAGACAATCAATTATGTATAATTGGTGCATTTAATGAGAAGAACATTTGGGTACTTGGTTGGTGACACGTGAATCTTAAATGTTGATGCAGCTTAGAGAACTAGTACTACAGGATATTGGTACTTATGACTTGCCAGTTGAAGAATGCCACTATTGCTGTCGATGCCTTGTCTGTATGGTAAGTTATAGGATTGAGTTCAAGGATTGTATTCTATAAGTACTTGGTCAGCCATGATTTGGTACCATGTTGACCTTTCCTGTAGATCAAGTTCTCAAAGCATATAGGCAGTTGTATTTGTTAGCAAAATGTTATTACCTTTTTGTAGATGTAGATTAATAATATCTTGTATGTATGACACAGATGCTGTGGAATTTTTTTCATGCGGGTCCACTTGTTACATGAtgatataaacaaaatacagcTTGATTTAGTTCCAATGCTTcaagaaattatttttgaatggctaatcatcatcttctttacCATCACACCATCTGCACCAGCTGTAACTGAAGACTTCAATTCTAAACTTTCATCACTACAAATAGGTAGGTTTTatgatgtttttatatatattacatcACTGCAGATGATAATTTACTTAAGTTGACATGGAATTATCATTATAAGAGGATAGAGGCTCACAAGATTATTCCCTTTctcaaatttgaaagaaacaactaacaaattaaagacataacatttttaaaattaaagatgaaaatttgGAAGTAAATTGTTTGAATCAAGAAATACCGTCTCAATGTCTTCTAATTTGATGCCAAAATCTAAACTTGGAGTAAAATTTCGATTTGACTAAATTTAAGCAATAAtatatgaaagaaataaaatttagaaataaaatgtgAAATACATAACGTAGGAGAAGCCACTTGGGGCTTATTGAGAAAGACTGTAGGTCTTAGAATTCATCTCACCTAAGAATGACTACgtagatttatattttataatgaagGGGTGGATAGAGATTGGGATTTGTTTTGATAAGCTCTCCAATAAAATGCTTTCATTGTAcccatatttttatttcttgatatCTTAGCTGGAAATATGGTTAAAACGAGTGAGATTTGTGTCGCAATTATATATTGTAAACTGTAAAATTATTCAGCACAGTACAACTTATGCTCAATGGcaaaatattacatattttgGCTCCTAGAGATTCCCAAATATTAGCAGTTAGTTACTAGTTAGAGAGTATGGAAAGACGGGTATAGCTTAAATAGGAGGTTGAGTAGGGAGTGGGATTCAGCTTTGTTAGAAAAGGGTGTAGTGGCTTGGTTGTAAATAGGCATACCTCAAAATTGACCTTTGGTGCTAATCTATTCTCATATAAAAATCTCATTGACCTTTAGAGTTTAATCCTGTTGGGAATTTACTATTTTTCTGTACTGATTATTCCTTTCAATTGCGGTGAGCTCGAGATGGATGTGTGATTGCATTATGAGTTATGACTTTTTGATCTTAGATTCTTGTTGCTTTGACAGGTGAAAAAGGGAAGTTTGATGAGTTGCTTGAGGATAAGGGTGTTAATATATTGATTGATCCAAAGGCCCTTATGAATGTCATTGGAACTAAAATGGATTTTGTAGATGACAAACTAAggtaaattttttctttaacaccTTTTCTTCatgttaaacttttatttttcttttgttttgctattcttttttattgtattgtGTTTCGGGAATGGGATGACAAATCTGTCTATGAGCAGTAATCCTATATTGGTTTGGATTTGGGATGCACATATTGATTTGGCACTAGTAATCCTATATTGTATTAATTTGCACTCTTTAATCTTTATGGTATGTGCCAATTCCAGGTAGAGCTAGCCTTACTTGGTTGGTAGTTTTAACTTGACTAAATCATTCTTAACATTCTGTTTTAGGATCCAGACACAAGTCATTTGTTTATCTACATTACTAATCAAGATCCATATTCACTTTCTGTGATCTTGAGGATTAATGCTATTaacatgtttatatttttttccaactgtttttattattggttgaaattgaattttactGCATTGATAATAAGAGtactactaaataaaaaaaaaggttcacttattgaaaaattatttattatatgtattTGAATGGCATTATCTCAAGTACGCATGTCCTGGTCATCTTGACGGAACTAATATCACCATCAGCTGcacaacaaatattattttccataaaaaaaactgttgtagttaataacatttttttatggaataAAGCTgtattataactaatttgtttgatcatttcttaaaaaaatattgattttatttgatattagttatctcatataatgaaaatataatagttataaaaaatgtgtaaaataaatttatagattaattttaatgataattaaagtacacgtatttaaaaattttaatttttagacatgccaaaaatttatagattaattttaatgtatatcaatagtaatttttaaccaaattaagaaattaatatttgatgataaaaagaaataaaacttgcATATCTTTAATTTACAGTCACACACTACATTCgtatgtataaaatattttttttaaagaaaaaatagattttttaatgtaatcataattttttagagTTATCTTATGagatatataagtatatttggCAGGTGTTTGATAGAGAACTTATTAAAATAGTtactttaatatttgtttataatttattttcaatttaattaagtttaaataaactttCTAGGATAAGTGAAAAATAGTTCGTAACTTATAAGCTTAATTTCAATCAattcaatatcaatataaaattaaatgggGTTAGGTGGGGAATGATTTAAATATTCTTAATGGAACTCTTATTAAACAATAATGATGGTATTAGCAGGTGTATCATTGGCTTTCCTTGCCTTATGATATTCTATTATAATGGAACTCTTATTATATTCTATTACCACCAAATTATGCAGCaatatccttttaaaaaaaggcACGCTAACTCAATGGAAAATAAGTCAATTAAATACAAACTTTCAAATGCCAATAATGCCTTAGTATTGGCTACAAATACCAATGCAACTAATAGCAAAAAAACCAAATTGTGTAGAACAAGACACACATAATTAGCATAGTTATTATGGGGAGGGTTGAGTACTCCCCATTGTTTGAGACAAGAAGGTGCAGAGGAAGGTTCATCTACAGGTCCTTTAGGAGGCATTTGGTGATATAAGTTTGTTTGgacatatatgattttattattcttttctatCATTTCATCACTTGGCACTTCTTTTTTCTAGTATTTTAGATGCTAATATAACTAGTTATGTCTTTTATTTATGTAGTGaatcttttttcttgttttgcaaACAAGATTTCGCGTCTGTCAACCATCTTTGATATCATGGTCTATGCTAATGTTATCCTCTTTGACCCTATTCTCACATGCCGTATTTCATATTGTTTTGGTTATTGAGGGGGATCAATGGAGTACTGTTGATGCTCAGTGGGCTCAGCTGATTGGACTTATAAGGTCCTTGGAGTTTCTATCTTTTggttttacctttttttatagAGTTTTTCActgataaaaaaagattagaGGTTATCTCATAAGTGTATTTCCATTGAGAGTACACTACAAATACTGTATGAAATGGTTTTGCAGAGTGTATGAAATGGTTTTTATTAACatatgtcatattttttgttttaaaaaaagctaataacaaataattttttgtttgtggtTCTAAAGCTTGAGCTTTAGTTGCCTTATTCTTGGGTAGGCTCAATTGTTACAACAGAATTTAGAGTTTGAATTTAATAAGTTCACTAACTCTGGTTTTTATGAACTGGTAGGTGGTGGAGATATATTTTATGCTGGCTTGAATATCATTTTTTTGTACTTATGTCAACTTCCTATTGATCAGATGTGTGGCACATATGTCAACTCCTGTTATATGTTCTGTAACAGACATTTTCAGCTTATTAAAATTTGTTGGCGGGCCATACGTTCGTGAGATGGTGGACTTGTAGTTTGAGTGAACTGTTTTTCTGAAAATGGAGTATCTACTTGTAATAATCTTGCTTGTAtactctttttatttgtttataattatgCTAATGTAGGATTTATTTTCAACTCTTTTCCCTAtctgttttttttgtcaaacctaattattttccatttcatttttaatttatactccAACAGCTATTCTTGCTTCTGTGATTCTCTCTGCCCTACCAGGACTCATTGACCTCAGTGAAGCTTACAAAATTTGGAAGGTTGATAAGATAGACTTTCTTGCATGCGCTGGAGCATTCTTTGGAGTACTGTTTGCTTCTGTGGAGATTGGTCTACTTGCTGCGGTAATCATTGCCACTTCCATATCTTCTCACTCCCTTCTGAAATGACtttacttattaattataatttgttatttaaaataaaataataagtatattcttaattttctaGCATAGACGACTTTAAAAGATATTTGAAaaactatattaattttttcatatgataattatatatatatatatatatatatatatatatatatatatatatatatcctatatatacttgacttaaatatgtttttttatgcttttaatatatttatctatttaatttattaccaaaaaatatttttttattcttttatttaacatttttaaacttttgtttttaatatcattatGCTAATGTGATGTTCTATTAGTTTAtcatatcattatttatttgataattgatattATGATAATTTGTTACGTTATcatttaattgataaataaaaattaatagaaagcaccaaaaataaaattttgaaaatgttagatataataaaaaaaattaggtaatATACTGAAAATGAAATCTATTAgtatatgaaaaacatattatatattgtagtttttaaagaaaagaaaacggaAGAGATGTCAGTAAggcttttcacttttaattcttGACACCTCCAGTAAGGCTTGACACCTCCATTAAGACTTTCTGACTCTCGTTATTAAATATAGGAGGATATTGATCTTtccacaaaaaggaaaagaaaatgaaattaacaGCATATTTTGCACCTTTTACTTTTACTAAAGTACCTATAATAACTGATTACGTAAAGTTCGAAAAAAGTACACATATATACATCTTAGAATATTATACATAAGACCATTGGTGAGAAAGCAATGTGGttaaaaattttacaatttcGATCAGctgctgtttttttttattattattaaaagaaaaatgatacaTGAATTACTCTAGTTAATACCCATTGAACacctagaaaaagaaaaaagtatatagATTTGATAGATTTTGTGATgtgatgaaaagaaagagaaaaagaaataagaaatattaatatGGTGTTTAAAATAACAAAGTGTATgtgtattattatttgattcatGAGGCTTTTCTTCCGATAGATTTGGTGAACATTGACACTGCTGGAATCACTGCTCTAGAGGAACTGCATAAAAGTTTGTCTTCACATGGAAAACAGGTAACTTCTTTGTGTTTTGGACATTAAGATATATGTTGGTTGCTTGAATGGCTcacctaaaaaaaatcataaacttaaTGATGAGTTGTTAGGTGCGTTTCtgttattgtatatatattattataaattataaatttatgataaaagtataatatatggcgttaacatacaaatttattaACATGGAAAATTTAGGTATATGTTACTGATGCATCATATTGTTTATGATAATTCTATTTTAATgaagattaataatttttatactaattgcttaattaatttctataaaataaaaagacaaatgAATCTAATGTTTATAAACTTGAGGTACAAAATTGATAGATATTTGGACAATATAGATGGAATCTAGCTGTGACTTAGTGCTCTATATGGTTTcttatatattgattttagttCCCATAGCATATAGTGAGTGCAACTACAACTCTGGATCTGAtaaccattaaaataaaatgaagctaTCCCTATAAGGAGCCTTCCTGATCCTTCTTTGCTCTCTAGTCTTTCCCTTTTAGCCAATGCTCACTTTCCTTTACAAAATTGATAGAGCTAAAGCATTTGATTCAGCTACCTTCATAATCCATCCACTTCTATATATACTTGTACCATCTTAAATTTCCGCTtgaagttttgttttacaaaaaagCTTGACTTTTCCAGTCTCAAATGCGGATAGCAATTTGGTGCAATTTGGCTATTCAGGTTAGCTTCCTCCTCAAGATGCTGCCTTAGACGTAATCACTGAGGTAAGAGGGCCTTGTGAGAGTCCTTTCTTGATCACCCTTTAGTATTCCTGAAGATTTAGAAATAATAGAACAATAAGTATCTACTAATAATTGAGTGGTATATCTACCAAGTGGAAGTGTGAGGATTGATCAGTTTGAACTTTTGAAGATTTCAGTCATATTAGAGTGCTTaggaagccaaaaaaaaaatatcagattCCATGCATAACTAGAGTTATTGGATACTTTTTTATATGATGCATCTACttgcttttaagaaaatatcttttctaTCTTATGTTCTGGACTATAAATAAACATCTTTTCTGCTGGATATGTTACAATTTCTGAATTTTCATAATACATTTCTGAATTTTCACAATTTCTGAATTTTTATAGTGACTTGTCAAATCTCAAGATGCAAGAACACagtgttttcaatttaaaagtaactttaaattaatttaaaatttttgatcTAACGATTCATATAAATTCAAACTTCCTTTACATAGATAGATATATTAGATAGATTCAAatgagttaattatttttcataactaatgataataattttatatcactaGTTAGCAACTCTAATTGATTCGTGTTATACACAAGTAAATAGTAttcatgaatattttaaatatataaatattttttaaatttatagtaggaattatttataattaattttttaattattgattgtaaagtataatatttttaatcattaattattgttgtcaattatagatatataatttattaaagtatatggtaaaatatagtttttaaaatacaataaatgggagaaataaaaaacattttagaaaAGAATCTTAACAAGTTAATTTCTCATTCTTTAAAACTCAGTACATAATgagttttgcttttattttgttaacataaaacataaatctatattaatatttaagataaataatattttcaatcctCGTGAAGGAGAAACGGGTGTACTGGTGTACTAGAAaacaatagaaataataaaaattaaagaatgttTAACAAGTTAACAAAATCAGAGGATTTGCACATGCAGGTTAACAAAATCAGTGCTAGTTGATTTTGTTGCGGTGTCCAATTTTTAATACAAAGATAATTATACCATTAACTAATTAGAATTTCTCTtagatataacttttaaaataattatcataaaaattaatatactcTTATTATGTATACCAATTAGCActgattttttaatatgatcagttagattttttaatatctCCAACagattttttcatataaaaaagttattactatatataacaatctatgattttattagttcattctagttaaattcttttttggctgtttattgatttatatatgtgATGTAATTGCAGGGTACTCAAAGATTTTTACAACGCCTGGAGTTGTATGCAAGTGTTGTGATGGGGTTGGAGGCGCCTGCACTAGTAAATGGACAGAATCTTGCAATAACCTACAATGTTTTCCTTGGAAATCACATTGTACTAAGCaacatcaaatattttatgctaattaaacatataaatataaatatacacaACATTTCAATGTAATTAGCATCTGTAGCTGTATTTTTAGCTTTTTGTAGGTTGCTATGATTAGATTTTTGAAACTGAACTCTTTTTGGATGTTATGGTTAAAACTGAGTTATTATCGGAGTCCACTGCTTTTCATGTTCAGTCCCTTGATTCAGTTCATatgaatttttaagataattatgattattaaacacatacTAATAGTTGAAACTGGTTGACAATGATTCAGCATATATGGTTATTTGTGGTAAATCTGTTTATTGTACTGCTCCATCTAAAATTTGGtacaacattcaaagacggttaatAACAattaaccgtctttgaaagacaCAGCatttaaagacggttattagcaaATAACCGTCATTAAATGTCTATTTTGACACagctttcaaagacggttatttgaAAGCCGTCTTTGATTGTAAAGTCTGACACACggttcaaagacggttattaacaaataaccgtctttgaatgtaaacTCTGATACAAcatacaaagacggttattaactAATAACCATCTTTGAATGTCTATTCTGACACACagttcaaagacggttattagtaAATAACCCTCTTTGAATGTAAACTCTGACATAACATACAAAGAcgattattagttaataaccgtctttgaaagctTCCTACATTTAAAGACtgttattataataaccgtcgtaaaaactGATTTTGTTTTAACGACATTTTAAACAATGACGGTTGATAACCGTCGTTAAATGCACTTattaaccgtcgtaaaaagccttttttttagtaatatcATAAGACCCCACAAGAAAGCTTCCATGGTGACCCCTACAAATTTCTCTAAACCCTGCCTAAGATGGTTTTTCCAAAAGTCGACTTAGAATCTATagaatttaagataatttttctaattacaatcttagaattttaaaaaaattaaaaaaacctacagtaatatttttttatcaaataaaaactcACCATAATTGACTATAGAATTTACAAATCGTATTTGATAAAAATCGCCTGTATGAACAACAAATCATCAATCAGAGTATTTGAGAATAATTATAGTTCAATAGTGTGACAAATCCAAAAATTCAAGCAGACAAGTAACTTGGTCCAAGCATCATCCACATATCTGCAATGGCATTGACATATTTAATGGCCAAAAATAGAGCATTTTCCATGGTTTACCTCAACATGTGGCTGTCCAGCAAGAAGGTTTGCTACTGCAGTACCTACTACAACATGACTAGCTTCATGCCGTGCAACTAGAGCCTTCTCACTTCCTTTCAACTTGGCAGTCTTCTCTTCTACTCCCTGAAGCAAGTAACTTGGTACATTTATCCAGAATAGATAAACTAGACTCAAATTTACAtaactaaaattttcaatttaacatTTGTGATCGACACTCCAAAGCTACACCTACCTTTAAGCAAGGCCTGGTCATAATTTTCAAGACATTTCCCCCAACATAAGGTGTTGGCAGTATTTTTCCATAATGTACACATACATGCATGTAGTATTTTTATATACAGACTTCATCATGAACCATGAGGACTTAGCATGTAATGATAATGATATGAGTTTGACCACTAAAATCAAGTTTTGAGTCATAACCTGTAAGATGATCAAGGATCGAGCATAGGGACAATCAATATCATCTGGAGTCACACAAAATGTAATGGAAATTTGCCCGACCGGTGAAAATTGTAACGGATCTACCTTCTAGTAATTGCTTCTATAACTGGATCATGATTTAAAATActagaaattattatttacat
This window harbors:
- the LOC121173990 gene encoding uncharacterized protein; its protein translation is MRWSILWSTVCFCGDWSTCCDLVNIDTAGITALEELHKSLSSHGKQGTQRFLQRLELYASVVMGLEAPALVNGQNLAITYNVFLGNHIVLSNIKYFMLIKHININIHNISM